Proteins from a genomic interval of Leifsonia shinshuensis:
- a CDS encoding type IV secretory system conjugative DNA transfer family protein produces MRTHGASWTQLALYSLFAIVIAGALTTGIASATITATCGAGGQPGTVFAGLQLAIGGDVSGFGLVPGCVVPVTLIRVLALLAVFFLLTAIAVGVVWWLRYRQSDRHFINDLRGRDGLAKPGEVRKHTSARTALHRAKTLRPSVANPAPSAAGWKVGRAHGQDVYVSIEDSIVVEGAPRSGKGYRFIINAILDWDGPLITTSTRNDNLSATMRERARVGDVTVFDPQELTGIRSALRISPVAGCEDPLIADQRGQAIIAGTALGASKTNQEWAQVSSSVLSRLLHAAAVSGRGTDALARWGSNPRLALEAVGVLANQGTPGWSEDLDVRGQDVGCSRLIGGLPPRAEWRRPVL; encoded by the coding sequence ATGAGGACCCACGGCGCTTCCTGGACGCAGCTCGCCCTCTACAGCCTCTTCGCCATCGTCATTGCCGGCGCCCTCACCACCGGAATCGCCAGCGCGACCATCACCGCAACATGCGGCGCAGGTGGCCAGCCAGGCACCGTCTTCGCCGGTCTGCAACTGGCCATCGGCGGAGACGTTTCCGGCTTCGGCTTGGTGCCGGGGTGCGTGGTGCCTGTCACCCTCATCCGGGTCCTCGCTCTGCTGGCCGTCTTCTTCCTTCTGACCGCGATCGCCGTTGGGGTGGTCTGGTGGCTTCGCTACCGGCAGTCGGACCGGCACTTCATCAACGACCTCCGAGGCCGCGACGGGCTCGCCAAGCCCGGCGAAGTCCGCAAGCACACCTCCGCACGCACCGCTCTTCACCGCGCCAAGACCCTTCGGCCGTCGGTGGCCAACCCCGCGCCGTCGGCCGCGGGCTGGAAGGTCGGGCGGGCCCACGGGCAGGACGTCTACGTGTCGATCGAGGACTCGATCGTGGTTGAGGGCGCGCCCCGGTCCGGGAAGGGCTACCGGTTCATCATCAACGCCATCCTCGACTGGGACGGGCCTTTGATCACCACGTCCACCCGCAACGACAACCTCTCGGCAACGATGCGCGAGCGCGCTCGGGTAGGCGACGTCACGGTGTTCGACCCGCAGGAACTCACCGGTATTCGGTCCGCGCTGCGGATCTCCCCAGTGGCTGGCTGCGAGGATCCCCTGATCGCGGATCAGCGTGGGCAAGCGATTATCGCCGGCACCGCGCTCGGCGCATCCAAGACGAACCAGGAATGGGCGCAGGTGTCCTCCTCCGTCCTCTCGCGACTGCTGCACGCGGCCGCCGTCTCCGGGCGGGGCACCGACGCCCTCGCCCGCTGGGGCTCCAACCCACGCCTCGCCCTCGAGGCCGTTGGTGTGCTCGCCAACCAGGGGACGCCGGGCTGGTCAGAGGACCTAGATGTACGGGGTCAGGACGTTGGTTGCAGTCGGCTGATCGGGGGGTTGCCTCCGAGGGCTGAGTGGCGTCGTCCAGTGTTGTAG
- a CDS encoding helix-turn-helix domain-containing protein: protein MTVELETGWNLRSVMASRGIFQTSKLKPLLEERGIDLSREQVYRLVTQPPQRVRLDVLAALCDALGCSLDDLVTITRREAAAPVAVGEEATRGSIGDLRPVRATIRRPRTN, encoded by the coding sequence ATGACCGTTGAACTCGAGACTGGCTGGAACCTGCGCAGCGTGATGGCGTCGCGCGGGATCTTCCAGACCTCCAAGCTGAAGCCGCTGCTCGAGGAGCGCGGCATCGACCTCTCCCGGGAGCAGGTGTATCGGCTGGTGACGCAGCCGCCGCAGCGGGTGCGTCTTGACGTCCTCGCCGCGCTCTGTGACGCACTGGGGTGCTCTCTCGACGATCTCGTGACGATCACCCGCCGCGAGGCCGCGGCCCCGGTGGCTGTGGGCGAGGAGGCGACGCGCGGGTCAATCGGTGATCTCCGCCCCGTTCGCGCGACGATCCGCCGTCCACGCACGAATTAG
- a CDS encoding AAA family ATPase: MARWKRGQAAQGVKQAVHYAFGGVCDATLTAKTADGALAAAGYADAVMTRYIVENGAIRDDLLTRSQLKDWVDGVDPLTGERRGRDLESPVADLILDATINAPKSFSIAAMLDHELAAAYEDLQDRLRDRIIKLWQTELNARRGKQGAIREDLARIEVVELRHERSRSLDPHKHRHLWLNVKVEGLDGKWSNVDTRVALRFQNIVNAEGDLACKTDPAWVAALASKGFTLNSDGEIAQLQHLVRPLSKRSAQIESNKAAHLRQWREQHADEEPSASVLNQIDQWAWAAGRPNKPGQLDENDWASVVLTELLNADPQLVQPRGAKVARPIAIEDLDIELLAAKAIVDADGRSTGTGGRFSDMDVRAGAIRAIAASGVINDRTQLGVVVDEVTAYAASTYTVTLLSEASTPPHIKSRMAIATATLKATVAHRTESLATPGTVPSVGEMTEVAKAIDPNRALDEGQLEGASSIAGSDRVVTISGAAGTGKTTMLKVAGAALRRGGRAMIIVAPTKKASAVAGRETGSESSSLHQLLYDYGWRWISNPAGATEWSCLTIGELDPSTGMPYVGPRIGVRPGDRIVVDEAGMLDLEAANALLDVVARTGACVALVGDQHQALPVGHSGAMALFWRRATRQVELLTIHRFKDPAWANLSLRLRQPDDLKEAGHTADELINTGHVVLSNSQTDAHDALVSAWFEASRERQSIAIVSATHAEAQSVSEAIQARRISVGEVDTSAAVSGQAGQAIFVGDVVQTRRNDSTMDVQNRQNWTVKNVTAQHVMLASANDSTDLRMIDHEYAGTHLHLAYATTVYGVQGETTDRSIVGPGVDGAGLYVGMTRGTSSNLAVVVAPTEASARAQLVETMQRQPVEETIEISRAAARAEFNRAARSQTGPATSVSPLSSTGRALH, from the coding sequence GTGGCGCGCTGGAAGCGCGGGCAGGCGGCCCAGGGGGTCAAGCAGGCGGTGCACTACGCGTTCGGCGGCGTCTGCGACGCGACGCTGACGGCCAAGACCGCCGATGGCGCACTGGCCGCCGCGGGCTATGCGGACGCCGTGATGACCCGGTACATCGTTGAGAACGGCGCGATCCGTGACGACCTCCTCACCCGGTCCCAACTGAAGGATTGGGTCGATGGTGTCGACCCTCTGACGGGTGAGCGTCGGGGTCGGGATCTGGAGTCGCCGGTCGCGGATCTGATTTTGGATGCGACGATCAACGCACCGAAGTCGTTCTCGATCGCGGCGATGCTGGACCACGAGTTGGCGGCAGCGTACGAGGATCTGCAGGACCGGTTGCGGGACCGGATCATCAAGCTGTGGCAGACCGAGCTCAACGCCCGCCGCGGAAAGCAAGGTGCTATCCGAGAAGACCTCGCCCGCATCGAGGTCGTCGAGTTGCGACACGAACGGTCCCGCTCACTGGACCCTCATAAGCACCGCCACCTGTGGCTGAACGTCAAGGTCGAAGGACTCGACGGGAAGTGGTCCAACGTCGACACTCGCGTCGCGCTCCGGTTCCAGAACATCGTGAACGCCGAAGGCGACCTCGCCTGCAAGACCGACCCAGCATGGGTCGCTGCTCTCGCGTCGAAGGGCTTCACGCTGAATTCGGACGGGGAGATCGCGCAGCTGCAGCATCTGGTGCGGCCGCTGTCGAAGCGGTCCGCTCAGATCGAGTCCAACAAGGCTGCCCATCTTCGCCAGTGGAGGGAACAGCACGCGGACGAGGAGCCATCCGCCTCCGTCCTGAACCAGATCGATCAGTGGGCATGGGCGGCTGGCCGGCCGAACAAGCCGGGGCAGCTGGACGAGAACGATTGGGCGTCCGTTGTACTGACCGAACTCCTAAACGCCGACCCGCAACTCGTACAGCCACGAGGCGCGAAGGTGGCGCGCCCGATCGCCATCGAGGACCTGGACATCGAGCTTCTAGCGGCCAAGGCGATCGTCGATGCGGACGGTCGATCGACCGGGACGGGAGGACGATTCAGCGACATGGACGTCCGGGCAGGAGCCATCCGAGCGATCGCAGCATCAGGCGTAATCAATGATCGGACCCAGCTAGGTGTGGTCGTCGACGAAGTTACTGCCTACGCCGCCAGCACATACACGGTGACACTGCTGTCAGAGGCCAGCACTCCCCCACACATCAAGAGCCGGATGGCCATTGCCACTGCAACTCTCAAGGCCACAGTCGCGCATCGCACAGAGTCCCTCGCTACGCCTGGCACCGTGCCTTCCGTAGGGGAGATGACCGAAGTAGCGAAAGCCATAGATCCCAACCGCGCGCTGGACGAAGGGCAACTGGAGGGCGCCTCCTCGATCGCAGGTTCCGACCGAGTCGTGACGATCTCCGGTGCCGCTGGCACAGGCAAGACGACGATGCTCAAGGTGGCCGGAGCGGCTCTGCGTCGTGGCGGTCGAGCCATGATCATCGTCGCGCCAACGAAGAAGGCTTCCGCGGTCGCTGGACGCGAAACCGGGAGCGAGTCGTCATCTCTCCATCAGTTGCTATACGACTACGGATGGCGATGGATCAGCAATCCAGCCGGTGCCACCGAGTGGTCATGCCTAACGATCGGCGAGCTCGATCCGTCGACGGGTATGCCCTACGTCGGTCCGCGCATCGGCGTTCGACCGGGAGACCGTATCGTGGTTGACGAAGCTGGAATGCTTGACCTCGAGGCAGCGAACGCCCTGCTCGACGTCGTCGCCCGCACCGGCGCTTGCGTCGCCCTCGTCGGAGACCAGCATCAAGCTCTTCCGGTCGGTCACTCGGGCGCCATGGCCCTCTTCTGGCGACGCGCAACCCGCCAGGTCGAGCTCTTGACTATCCATCGATTCAAAGACCCAGCGTGGGCCAACCTGAGTCTTCGACTTCGGCAACCAGATGACCTAAAGGAAGCCGGTCATACGGCCGACGAATTGATCAACACGGGACACGTAGTGCTCTCAAACAGCCAGACTGACGCGCACGATGCCCTCGTAAGTGCCTGGTTTGAAGCCTCCCGAGAGCGACAGTCCATCGCCATAGTCTCCGCGACCCACGCCGAGGCGCAATCGGTGAGCGAGGCCATTCAGGCTCGCCGGATCTCGGTCGGCGAGGTCGACACCAGCGCAGCCGTTTCGGGTCAGGCCGGACAGGCGATCTTTGTCGGCGATGTCGTCCAAACGCGACGGAACGACAGCACGATGGACGTACAGAATCGCCAGAACTGGACGGTGAAGAACGTGACTGCGCAACATGTCATGTTGGCGTCCGCAAACGACTCGACAGATCTGCGAATGATCGATCACGAGTATGCAGGAACCCACCTCCACTTGGCATACGCCACGACCGTTTACGGCGTGCAGGGCGAGACAACGGACCGATCTATAGTCGGCCCTGGCGTCGACGGCGCCGGCCTGTATGTAGGAATGACGAGAGGCACGTCCAGCAACCTAGCGGTAGTCGTAGCTCCCACCGAGGCGTCGGCTCGGGCTCAGCTAGTCGAGACCATGCAACGGCAACCTGTGGAGGAGACGATCGAGATCTCTAGGGCCGCCGCACGAGCCGAATTCAACCGCGCGGCTCGTTCTCAAACGGGGCCCGCTACGAGCGTCTCGCCTCTCAGCTCTACAGGCCGTGCCCTGCACTAA
- a CDS encoding TraG/TraD/VirD4 family protein: MKTSDISTKPGGSPLSQDRKRHQPHGRVHLDAIINGDEKLLANSWFGVFGALRPLSIPAIRKAMTPGPGEQFDLDAFLVGSNSLYLVGTGAGAGSVGGFLGAVLDDIVETARRKALASVGSRLDLPLALILDEIANMFSWPALPRIMADGGGIGISTIVVLQALSQAETAWSRSEADTIWSAATAKLLLGGASDVDHLRDIESLLGNRRIRNTGHSYNDNGSSTNVQNEKVPVMTLDEIRRMPETVGLLAYRNRRGILLDLRGWTDRDDARQVSAGKKLTELDQQVVFAEQYQAALDRRGSAGEGN; this comes from the coding sequence GTGAAGACGTCAGACATCTCCACTAAGCCCGGAGGTTCTCCCCTTTCACAAGACCGGAAACGCCACCAACCTCATGGCCGGGTACACCTAGACGCGATCATCAATGGCGACGAAAAGCTGCTGGCCAACTCCTGGTTCGGAGTCTTCGGCGCACTCCGCCCACTATCAATCCCCGCAATCCGGAAGGCGATGACACCCGGGCCAGGAGAGCAGTTCGACCTCGACGCCTTCCTCGTCGGCTCCAACAGCCTCTATCTCGTCGGCACCGGAGCAGGAGCCGGGTCGGTCGGCGGATTCCTCGGAGCGGTCCTCGATGACATCGTGGAGACCGCGCGCCGCAAGGCACTCGCCTCAGTGGGCTCCCGGCTCGACCTGCCGCTGGCGCTGATCCTCGACGAGATCGCGAACATGTTCTCCTGGCCCGCACTGCCGCGGATCATGGCCGACGGCGGCGGCATCGGCATCTCCACCATCGTCGTCCTCCAAGCTCTGTCCCAGGCCGAGACGGCCTGGTCGCGATCCGAGGCTGACACGATCTGGTCCGCCGCGACGGCCAAGCTCCTGCTCGGTGGTGCGTCCGATGTCGACCACCTGCGGGACATCGAATCGCTTCTCGGGAACCGTCGGATCCGGAACACCGGCCATTCGTACAACGACAACGGATCGTCCACGAATGTGCAGAACGAGAAGGTGCCGGTCATGACGCTCGACGAGATTCGCCGGATGCCCGAAACGGTCGGGCTGCTCGCCTACCGAAACCGGCGCGGGATCCTGCTCGACCTACGGGGGTGGACAGATCGCGATGACGCCCGACAGGTCAGCGCGGGCAAGAAGCTCACCGAGCTCGACCAGCAGGTCGTTTTCGCCGAACAGTATCAAGCCGCGCTCGATCGCCGAGGATCAGCGGGGGAGGGAAACTGA
- a CDS encoding tyrosine-type recombinase/integrase, protein MDKPPWKWTVADVDDFTREATDRTLTLSTLRHHHGAIRGFCDYLTNPLYDWMEICEREFSEIPSQVCLPWNTVAHRFEFEGDGKRRPFTYDEVERLFDTADARVELLVNSGRKGALGALRDAQLLKTVYAFGLHRTEAVMLDTVDLHHNAEMRQWRRYGAIHVRWAKAAGGGAPRRRTVLLVPEFDWWVPGMQQWLEQARERFAPGDDLDALWVTERRTRLSAGYLDRRFAELRDEAGLSKDLTLHSLRHSYVTHLLEFGYAERFVQEQVGHMHASTTSIYASVSSDYKNRVLAEALKSLIEGEAG, encoded by the coding sequence GTGGACAAGCCGCCGTGGAAGTGGACGGTCGCGGACGTCGACGATTTCACGAGGGAAGCCACCGATCGCACGCTGACCCTGTCGACGCTGCGCCACCATCATGGAGCCATCCGCGGGTTCTGCGACTACCTGACGAACCCGTTGTACGACTGGATGGAGATCTGCGAACGGGAGTTCAGCGAGATCCCGTCGCAGGTGTGCTTGCCGTGGAACACGGTTGCGCACCGGTTCGAGTTCGAGGGCGACGGGAAGCGCCGCCCGTTCACCTACGACGAGGTGGAGCGCCTGTTTGACACCGCCGACGCCCGTGTCGAGCTGCTTGTGAACTCCGGGCGGAAGGGCGCGCTCGGGGCGTTGCGGGACGCGCAGCTGCTGAAGACGGTCTACGCGTTCGGGCTGCACCGCACCGAGGCGGTGATGCTCGACACCGTCGACCTGCACCACAACGCCGAGATGCGTCAGTGGCGGCGCTACGGCGCGATCCACGTGCGGTGGGCGAAGGCCGCGGGAGGCGGTGCGCCTCGTCGTCGTACAGTGCTGCTGGTGCCGGAGTTCGACTGGTGGGTGCCGGGCATGCAGCAATGGCTCGAGCAGGCTCGGGAGCGATTCGCTCCCGGCGACGACCTCGACGCGCTCTGGGTGACCGAGCGCCGCACGCGCCTGTCCGCCGGCTACCTCGACCGAAGGTTCGCGGAGCTGCGTGACGAGGCCGGCCTGTCGAAGGATCTGACGCTGCACAGCCTCCGACATTCCTACGTCACGCACTTGCTGGAGTTCGGCTACGCCGAGCGCTTCGTCCAGGAGCAGGTCGGGCACATGCACGCGTCGACGACCTCGATCTATGCCTCTGTCAGCTCGGACTACAAGAACCGGGTGCTCGCGGAGGCGCTGAAGTCCCTCATCGAAGGAGAAGCGGGATGA
- the lspA gene encoding signal peptidase II: MTAQDVVVVEKTSESSRGSGRALGVTLAVAVLALVIDQGSKALAVAQLTQGERIPLLGDLFGLSLVYNPGAAFSLGSGATWIITLIGVLASAAVVAFAVRLHGARWGLALGLILGGAVGNLVDRLVNPPSFARGHVTDFLAYGDLFVGNVADVFVVVGVGLVCLNLLLPIARETLNG; this comes from the coding sequence GTGACCGCGCAGGATGTCGTTGTTGTCGAGAAGACGAGTGAGTCGTCCAGGGGCAGCGGGCGGGCGCTCGGTGTCACCCTCGCCGTCGCGGTGCTCGCTCTGGTGATCGACCAGGGCTCCAAGGCCCTCGCGGTGGCGCAGCTGACGCAGGGTGAGCGGATCCCGCTTCTCGGTGATCTGTTCGGCCTGTCGCTGGTCTACAACCCCGGAGCCGCGTTCTCGCTCGGCTCCGGGGCCACCTGGATCATCACCCTCATCGGCGTGCTCGCGTCCGCCGCGGTGGTCGCCTTCGCCGTGCGGCTGCACGGCGCACGGTGGGGTCTTGCGTTGGGACTGATCCTGGGAGGCGCGGTCGGCAACCTCGTCGACCGGCTCGTGAACCCGCCCTCGTTCGCGCGCGGGCACGTCACCGACTTCCTCGCCTACGGCGACCTGTTCGTCGGAAACGTCGCCGACGTCTTCGTCGTGGTCGGTGTCGGCCTGGTGTGCCTGAACCTCCTGCTACCGATCGCGCGCGAGACGCTCAACGGCTGA
- a CDS encoding IS481 family transposase: MSHRNARLTVHGRLLIVHRAGAGWKQAHIAAAMGVSRRCVKRWLDRYRAEGEAGLYDRSSRPHHVANRTPDARAAAVVAIRKKERVGRDEVAARTGVPARTVSRIIARSGLPRLVDLDPMTGERIRASKTTAVRYEREQPGELVHMDVKKLGRIPDGGGWKAHGRAMGSTAARKQTVVGYDYVHSVVDDHSRLAYSEVLPDEKGPTCAAFLERAIGYFAAHGIPRIERLITDNAWAYRWSLRGVCGAHGIRQKFIKPHCPWQNGKVERFNRTLQTEWAYRQPFTSNDDRTAALDPWLEHYNTGRRHSALGGNPPISRLQPTS; this comes from the coding sequence GTGTCCCACCGTAATGCCCGCTTGACCGTGCACGGCAGGCTGCTCATCGTCCATCGTGCCGGTGCCGGGTGGAAGCAGGCGCATATCGCCGCGGCAATGGGCGTGTCCCGACGCTGCGTGAAGCGGTGGCTGGACCGCTACCGCGCCGAGGGTGAAGCCGGTCTCTACGATCGCTCCTCGCGGCCTCACCACGTCGCCAACCGCACCCCCGATGCCAGGGCCGCGGCGGTGGTCGCGATCCGGAAGAAGGAACGAGTCGGCCGTGACGAGGTCGCGGCCCGCACCGGGGTGCCGGCGCGGACGGTGTCGCGCATCATCGCCCGGTCCGGGCTGCCTCGTCTGGTCGATCTGGACCCGATGACCGGGGAGCGGATCCGCGCGTCGAAGACCACAGCGGTCCGCTATGAACGCGAGCAGCCCGGCGAGCTGGTGCACATGGACGTGAAGAAGCTCGGTCGCATCCCCGACGGCGGCGGGTGGAAGGCGCACGGCAGAGCGATGGGCTCCACAGCCGCCCGGAAACAGACCGTCGTCGGCTACGACTACGTGCACTCCGTCGTCGACGACCACTCCCGGCTCGCATACTCCGAGGTCCTCCCCGACGAGAAGGGCCCGACCTGCGCCGCGTTCCTCGAACGCGCCATCGGCTACTTCGCCGCGCACGGCATCCCCCGCATCGAGCGGCTGATCACCGACAACGCCTGGGCCTACCGATGGTCGCTGCGCGGCGTCTGCGGCGCGCACGGCATCCGGCAGAAGTTCATCAAACCGCACTGCCCGTGGCAGAACGGCAAGGTGGAGAGGTTCAACCGGACCCTGCAAACCGAATGGGCCTACCGGCAACCGTTCACCTCGAACGACGACCGCACCGCAGCACTTGACCCCTGGCTCGAGCACTACAACACTGGACGACGCCACTCAGCCCTCGGAGGCAACCCCCCGATCAGCCGACTGCAACCAACGTCCTGA
- the cmtR gene encoding Cd(II)/Pb(II)-sensing metalloregulatory transcriptional regulator CmtR, producing MLTIASRLDVMNRLGRAMADPTRSRILMTLLGGPSYPAVLSRELELTRSNVSNHLTCLRDCGIVVAEPEGRQTRYEIADPHLAAALAALLDVTLAVDENAPCVDASCTVPGCCGIGAGA from the coding sequence ATGCTGACTATTGCTTCACGCCTCGACGTCATGAACCGGCTCGGCCGGGCGATGGCGGACCCGACGCGTTCCCGGATCCTGATGACTCTGCTCGGCGGCCCAAGCTACCCGGCCGTGCTCTCGCGTGAGCTGGAGCTGACCCGCTCGAACGTCTCCAACCACCTCACCTGTCTGCGTGACTGCGGGATTGTGGTTGCCGAGCCCGAGGGGCGGCAGACGCGCTACGAGATTGCCGACCCGCATCTCGCGGCGGCGCTGGCCGCGCTTTTAGATGTCACGCTCGCGGTGGACGAGAACGCGCCGTGTGTAGATGCGTCGTGCACTGTGCCGGGCTGCTGCGGAATCGGGGCGGGCGCATGA
- a CDS encoding single-stranded DNA-binding protein, with amino-acid sequence MSTRVPISIEGNLVADPDYGESQNGTKFAKFTVAVTDRKLEDGKWVDGDTQYHRTTVFGRTAENVRASLAKGDTVIVNGNLEFRHWTDQATGEPRAATEVVADSVGPSLRYTTAEVTRRAPKAEGPDTYVTGPVATVASAGRAPAVV; translated from the coding sequence ATGAGCACACGAGTCCCGATCAGCATCGAAGGCAACCTCGTCGCCGACCCCGACTACGGCGAGTCCCAGAACGGCACGAAGTTCGCCAAGTTCACCGTCGCCGTCACCGACCGCAAGCTCGAAGACGGCAAGTGGGTCGACGGCGACACCCAGTACCACCGCACCACCGTCTTCGGCCGCACCGCCGAGAACGTCCGCGCCAGCCTCGCCAAAGGCGACACCGTCATCGTCAACGGCAACCTCGAGTTCCGCCACTGGACCGACCAGGCCACCGGCGAACCCCGAGCCGCCACCGAAGTCGTCGCCGACAGCGTCGGCCCCTCCCTCCGCTACACCACCGCGGAAGTCACCCGCCGCGCCCCAAAAGCTGAAGGCCCGGACACATACGTGACCGGGCCAGTCGCCACCGTCGCGTCAGCCGGGCGAGCGCCGGCCGTTGTCTAG
- a CDS encoding heavy metal translocating P-type ATPase, whose translation MSDVTKSQVEGVERDDDDDDHDGPWWTDRGIMVPVLSGVAFLTGLILEWSGMEIPALVAFWIGLLLGASTFTPGAIRKLFKGKLSISLLMTISAVGAVILGYVEEAAALAFLYSIAEALEDKAMDRARGGLRALLKLVPETATVRRDGVSVEVAAKDLQAGQLMLVRPGERIATDGVVRTGRSSLDTSAITGESIPVEVEPGDTVSAGAINTAGALEVETTAAGTDNSLTTIVELVEQAQAEKGDRARLADRIARPLVPGVLILAALVAIIGSLLGDPELWITRALVVLVAASPCALAISVPLTVVAAIGSASKFGVIIKSGAAFERFGVIRHVAVDKTGTLTRNEPAVTAVLTADGITEEEALAWAAALEQHSTHPLAAAITAAAPGAAAAEGVTEQAGHGIEGTLGGARITVGSPRWLDAGTLGDRVAGLEEQGMTVVIVHRDGLSVAAIGVRDELRSEVPEVVRTLAAQGVGVTMLTGDNARTARALAAQAGIEDVRAELRPEDKAAAIGELGTHGPVAMIGDGINDAPALAAADIGIAMGATGSDAAIESADVAFTGHDLRLLPRAFDHARRGRHIINQNILLSLLIITALLPLALFGVLGLAAVVLVHEIAEVVVILNGLRAARTRKVSA comes from the coding sequence ATGAGCGATGTGACGAAGTCCCAGGTGGAGGGCGTCGAGCGCGACGATGACGATGATGACCACGACGGTCCTTGGTGGACCGATCGCGGGATCATGGTCCCGGTGCTCTCCGGCGTCGCGTTCCTGACCGGTCTGATCCTGGAGTGGTCCGGGATGGAGATCCCGGCGCTGGTGGCGTTCTGGATCGGCCTGCTGCTGGGTGCGTCGACCTTCACCCCGGGCGCGATCCGGAAGTTGTTCAAGGGCAAGCTGAGCATCAGCCTGCTGATGACGATCAGCGCGGTCGGCGCGGTCATCCTCGGGTATGTCGAGGAGGCCGCCGCGCTGGCGTTCCTGTACTCGATCGCCGAGGCGCTGGAGGACAAGGCGATGGACCGCGCCCGCGGCGGGCTGCGGGCGCTGCTCAAGCTCGTCCCCGAGACCGCGACCGTCCGCCGCGACGGCGTCTCGGTCGAGGTTGCCGCGAAGGACCTCCAAGCAGGGCAGCTGATGCTGGTGCGGCCGGGCGAGCGGATCGCAACCGACGGCGTCGTCCGCACGGGACGTTCCAGCCTGGACACGTCCGCGATCACCGGGGAGTCCATCCCGGTCGAGGTCGAGCCCGGAGACACAGTGTCGGCCGGTGCGATCAACACCGCCGGGGCGTTGGAGGTCGAGACGACCGCGGCGGGCACCGACAACTCGCTGACCACGATCGTGGAGCTCGTGGAGCAGGCGCAGGCGGAGAAGGGCGACCGGGCGCGTCTCGCGGACCGGATCGCGCGCCCTCTCGTCCCGGGTGTGCTCATCCTCGCTGCCCTCGTCGCGATCATCGGGTCGCTGCTCGGCGACCCGGAGCTGTGGATCACCCGCGCCCTCGTCGTGTTAGTTGCGGCGTCTCCATGTGCGCTGGCGATCTCGGTGCCGCTGACGGTGGTGGCCGCGATCGGGTCGGCGAGCAAGTTCGGCGTGATCATCAAGTCCGGTGCCGCGTTCGAGCGTTTCGGCGTGATCCGTCACGTCGCCGTCGACAAGACCGGCACCCTCACCCGCAACGAGCCCGCCGTCACCGCCGTGCTCACCGCCGACGGCATCACAGAGGAGGAGGCGCTGGCTTGGGCTGCCGCGCTGGAGCAGCACAGCACCCACCCCCTCGCCGCCGCGATCACGGCCGCCGCACCGGGAGCCGCCGCGGCCGAGGGTGTGACCGAGCAGGCCGGGCACGGCATCGAAGGCACGCTCGGCGGTGCGCGGATCACGGTCGGCAGCCCGCGCTGGCTCGACGCCGGGACGCTCGGAGACCGGGTCGCAGGGCTGGAGGAGCAGGGCATGACGGTCGTGATCGTGCACCGCGACGGTCTGTCCGTGGCTGCGATCGGCGTCCGCGACGAGCTGCGCTCTGAAGTTCCGGAAGTGGTCCGCACCCTCGCTGCCCAGGGCGTCGGTGTCACGATGCTCACCGGCGACAACGCCCGTACCGCCCGCGCGCTGGCCGCGCAGGCCGGGATCGAGGACGTGCGCGCCGAGCTGCGCCCCGAGGACAAGGCCGCCGCGATCGGCGAGCTCGGCACGCACGGGCCAGTCGCGATGATCGGCGACGGCATCAACGACGCGCCGGCCCTCGCGGCGGCGGACATCGGGATCGCGATGGGCGCGACCGGGTCGGATGCCGCGATCGAGTCCGCCGACGTCGCCTTCACCGGGCACGACCTGCGCCTACTGCCGCGCGCGTTCGACCACGCCCGCCGAGGACGGCACATCATCAACCAGAACATCCTCCTGTCGCTGCTGATCATTACTGCCTTGCTCCCGCTGGCCCTGTTCGGCGTCCTCGGTCTCGCGGCCGTGGTGCTGGTGCACGAGATCGCCGAGGTCGTCGTGATCCTCAACGGCCTGCGCGCCGCCCGGACGCGGAAGGTCAGCGCGTGA